One Rissa tridactyla isolate bRisTri1 chromosome 1, bRisTri1.patW.cur.20221130, whole genome shotgun sequence DNA segment encodes these proteins:
- the TAF13 gene encoding transcription initiation factor TFIID subunit 13, whose translation MADEEEDAPFEEDAEEAGGGLDGGQGKRKRLFSKELRCMMYGFGDDQNPYTESVDILEDLVIEFITEMTHKAMSIGRQGRVQVEDIVFLIRKDPRKFARVKDLLTMNEELKRARKAFDEANYGS comes from the exons ATGGCTGACGAAGAGGAGGACGCGCCG TTTGAAGAAGACGCGGAAGAAGCCGGCGGGGGCCTGGACGGCGGGCAGGGCAAGAGGAAGAGGCTGTTTTCCAAAGAAC TAAGGTGCATGATGTATGGATTCGGGGATGACCAGAACCCTTACACAGAATCAGTGGACATTCTTGAGGACCTGGTAATAGAGTTTATCACAGAAATG ACACATAAGGCCATGTCCATTGGGCGGCAGGGTCGTGTACAGGTTGAGGACATTGTCTTTCTAATCCGCAAGGACCCCCGGAAGTTTGCCAGAGTTAAAGACCTCCTAACAATGAATGAAGAACTGAAACGAGCCAGAAAGGCCTTTGATGAAGCAAACTATGGATCTTGA
- the NEPRO gene encoding nucleolus and neural progenitor protein isoform X2: MAAPEAAWNRLDVPWPASSPTVALADSHPAVRWLPVLRRRCGMVGKRLSGRGLAAEGRVLRAVLYVYHSRLLRHRPYLALQQVEQCLKRLWKMNLVGCIETLAGLIPKIQHRCVLQSLISLYGVLSTSLHLVSETQQMPYIKGFTFPSDISNFLGVNVSSEVKKQKARMLTTKKPTSWLKKLFPTMPEAVSEVGKKRRFATCTSALKNRSIPCPVDIGEPVLVTRASRGKHLGFDVKSLLRPSRPLTQQGISIASTPFKAKSASLSSHIVKSQHTGALVQMVQTASSFGELSEALRKAILWCKGNKFKSESYFLRNKLLKSNRLHHVEAQGCRLKKKLCCVKTSVRKYLLYGSQNTRWPKQYLRARFCRRRIKSSARLKRTLKTVRQNSSQLFGVCENSASPVLPAYQDGPPSREGRSSADRASVRLNTAGTTKQLLLEGSPGPAWEEATENMDIDSIFAAMGV, encoded by the exons atggcggcgcccgAGGCGGCGTGGAACCGGCTGGACGTGCCGTGGCCCGCCAGTAGCCCCACGGTGGCCCTGGCGGACAGTCACCCTGCAg TGAGGTGGCTGCCGGTGCTGCGGCGGCGGTGCGGCATGGTCGGCAAGCGGCTGTCGGGGAGGGGCCTGGCCGCCGAGGGACGCGTCCTGCGGGCCGTGCTGTACGTGTACCACAGCAGGCTGCTCCGGCACCGGCCCTAcctggccctgcagcag gtaGAACAATGCTTGAAACGCCTATGGAAGATGAACTTGGTGGGCTGCATTGAAACTCTGGCAGGACTGATCCCCAA GATTCAGCACAGGTGTGTACTGCAGAGCCTCATTTCCTTGTATGGCGTATTGTCGACATCACTTCATCTGGTATCTGAGACCCAACAGATGCCTTATATCAAGGGGTTTACCTTCCCTTCTGATATCAGTAACTTCCTTGGAGTGAATGTTTCTTCTGAGGTGAAGAAGCAAAAGGCTAGAATGCttacaacaaaaaaacctaccagCTGGCTGAAGAAGCTCTTTCCTACGATGCCAGAGGCAGTGTCagaggtggggaaaaagagaCGTTTTGCGACCTGCACGAGTGCTCTGAAAAACCGTAGCATCCCATGCCCTGTGGACATCGGAGAGCCAGTTCTGGTGACCAGAGCCAGCAGAG GGAAGCACCTGGGGTTTGATGTGAAGAGCTTGCTTAGACCGTCCAGACCTCTAACGCAACAG GGTATAAGCATTGCATCAAcaccttttaaagcaaaatcagcATCACTTTCCTCTCATATAGTAAAATCGCAGCATACTGGAGCTCTTGTACAGATGGTCCAAACAGCTTCGTCGTTTGGGGAACTGTCAGAGGCACTCAGAAAAGCTATTTTGTGGTGCAAAGGCAACAAATTCAAATCGGAATCTTATTTTCTGCGTAACAAGTTGTTGAAAAGTAATCGGTTGCACCATGTGGAGGCTCAAGGATGCAG GTTGAAGAAAAAACTGTGCTGTGTCAAAACATCTGTCCGTAAATACCTCCTATATGGGTCACAAAACACACGCTGGCCAAAGCAGTACCTCAGGGCACGGTTCTGTCGAAGGAGGATCAAATCATCCGCACGCTTGAAGAGAACTTTGAAGACTGTTCGGCAAAATTCTTCTCAGCTTTTTGGGGTCTGTGAGAACAGTGCATCCCCTGTGCTCCCAGCTTACCAGGATGGGCCTCCGAGTCGTGAAGGACGTTCCAGTGCTGATAGAGCCTCTGTCAGACTAAACACAGCCGGGACcaccaagcagctgctgctggaaggaagCCCTGGCCCTGCGTGGGAAGAAGCTACTGAGAACATGGATATTGATTCTATTTTTGCAGCAATGGGTGTCTGA
- the NEPRO gene encoding nucleolus and neural progenitor protein isoform X1 encodes MAAPEAAWNRLDVPWPASSPTVALADSHPAVRWLPVLRRRCGMVGKRLSGRGLAAEGRVLRAVLYVYHSRLLRHRPYLALQQVEQCLKRLWKMNLVGCIETLAGLIPKKNTPQAHAECLVPSQPMLETVALKVLGGCKLILRLLDCCCKAFLLSVQHLCSEEFILLNTVASGLLSRLWIQHRCVLQSLISLYGVLSTSLHLVSETQQMPYIKGFTFPSDISNFLGVNVSSEVKKQKARMLTTKKPTSWLKKLFPTMPEAVSEVGKKRRFATCTSALKNRSIPCPVDIGEPVLVTRASRGKHLGFDVKSLLRPSRPLTQQGISIASTPFKAKSASLSSHIVKSQHTGALVQMVQTASSFGELSEALRKAILWCKGNKFKSESYFLRNKLLKSNRLHHVEAQGCRLKKKLCCVKTSVRKYLLYGSQNTRWPKQYLRARFCRRRIKSSARLKRTLKTVRQNSSQLFGVCENSASPVLPAYQDGPPSREGRSSADRASVRLNTAGTTKQLLLEGSPGPAWEEATENMDIDSIFAAMGV; translated from the exons atggcggcgcccgAGGCGGCGTGGAACCGGCTGGACGTGCCGTGGCCCGCCAGTAGCCCCACGGTGGCCCTGGCGGACAGTCACCCTGCAg TGAGGTGGCTGCCGGTGCTGCGGCGGCGGTGCGGCATGGTCGGCAAGCGGCTGTCGGGGAGGGGCCTGGCCGCCGAGGGACGCGTCCTGCGGGCCGTGCTGTACGTGTACCACAGCAGGCTGCTCCGGCACCGGCCCTAcctggccctgcagcag gtaGAACAATGCTTGAAACGCCTATGGAAGATGAACTTGGTGGGCTGCATTGAAACTCTGGCAGGACTGATCCCCAA GAAGAATACACCCCAAGCCCATGCAGAGTGCTTAGTTCCCAGCCAGCCTATGCTGGAAACAGTGGCTCTGAAGGTGTTGGGAGGTTGCAAGCTCATTCTCCGTCTACTGGACTGTTGCTGTAAAGCTTTTCT CTTGTCCGTTCAACATCTCTGCTCAGAAGAATTCATACTTTTGAACACTGTGGCTTCAGGGTTGTTGAGCCGGCTATG GATTCAGCACAGGTGTGTACTGCAGAGCCTCATTTCCTTGTATGGCGTATTGTCGACATCACTTCATCTGGTATCTGAGACCCAACAGATGCCTTATATCAAGGGGTTTACCTTCCCTTCTGATATCAGTAACTTCCTTGGAGTGAATGTTTCTTCTGAGGTGAAGAAGCAAAAGGCTAGAATGCttacaacaaaaaaacctaccagCTGGCTGAAGAAGCTCTTTCCTACGATGCCAGAGGCAGTGTCagaggtggggaaaaagagaCGTTTTGCGACCTGCACGAGTGCTCTGAAAAACCGTAGCATCCCATGCCCTGTGGACATCGGAGAGCCAGTTCTGGTGACCAGAGCCAGCAGAG GGAAGCACCTGGGGTTTGATGTGAAGAGCTTGCTTAGACCGTCCAGACCTCTAACGCAACAG GGTATAAGCATTGCATCAAcaccttttaaagcaaaatcagcATCACTTTCCTCTCATATAGTAAAATCGCAGCATACTGGAGCTCTTGTACAGATGGTCCAAACAGCTTCGTCGTTTGGGGAACTGTCAGAGGCACTCAGAAAAGCTATTTTGTGGTGCAAAGGCAACAAATTCAAATCGGAATCTTATTTTCTGCGTAACAAGTTGTTGAAAAGTAATCGGTTGCACCATGTGGAGGCTCAAGGATGCAG GTTGAAGAAAAAACTGTGCTGTGTCAAAACATCTGTCCGTAAATACCTCCTATATGGGTCACAAAACACACGCTGGCCAAAGCAGTACCTCAGGGCACGGTTCTGTCGAAGGAGGATCAAATCATCCGCACGCTTGAAGAGAACTTTGAAGACTGTTCGGCAAAATTCTTCTCAGCTTTTTGGGGTCTGTGAGAACAGTGCATCCCCTGTGCTCCCAGCTTACCAGGATGGGCCTCCGAGTCGTGAAGGACGTTCCAGTGCTGATAGAGCCTCTGTCAGACTAAACACAGCCGGGACcaccaagcagctgctgctggaaggaagCCCTGGCCCTGCGTGGGAAGAAGCTACTGAGAACATGGATATTGATTCTATTTTTGCAGCAATGGGTGTCTGA
- the LOC128904544 gene encoding LOW QUALITY PROTEIN: protein spire homolog 1-like (The sequence of the model RefSeq protein was modified relative to this genomic sequence to represent the inferred CDS: deleted 2 bases in 1 codon): MPMHLSFSPSPFFPLSDVGSIQQSEDKLLEFLGVVIYEALDWGIDSQVERELSDPLEKLLCLMLKLDDEAMKSAVTLQDVIKACEEHSSRPSEATNHYEVTCSSLFTEYMELQKLVTIIQTSKESLRKMDVEDLVENPLQKEEKHWASLWPSVIQELQNGVRLRKATERPQHHMPPKESVRSPYELLLDDIQHKRYTLRKVIIEQNHKIPEADVAVLKPCLKPVLERKLKEHVPWEASCQEQLMAETEQPQKLRSSPAREYGSRPKETLVTPNIALKSPSNSFLTLQDASTKFKNVNATTEQLGPVQETTPKLPSSTWLASTRSSVVSCNSTGLAANCTCPPMSAPTLGDIKPNGFLNAGQQQLPPYRGRSKSLERDLQSKELDCPFSTKWPSPTIAELIETRYAMMVLEGQGFFHQDSDGVFPRAKICFSCHKQMFLKWPYSCYLCSSVVCCDCCIKMSMPFRTCIHLPLHFLKLLRLSREEDPATQEQKSSELLHEIEHWECFGIPVILEPHCLAQPLCCYAGTMADWLTADICMRCERYLLNMASSQQQSIPLRRISWP; encoded by the exons ATGCCTATGCACTTGTCTTTCTCTCcatcccct ttttttcccctttcagatgTTGGCAGCATTCAGCAGTCAGAGGACAAG ctgctggagttcTTGGGAGTGGTGATCTATGAAGCCCTGGACTGGGGAATCGACAGCCAAGTGGAGCGAGAACTGAGTGATCCCTTGGAGAAATTGCTGTGCCTTATGTTGAAACTGGACGATGAGGCAATGAAATCAGCAGTCACCCTGCAGGATGTTATCAAG GCCTGCGAGGAGCACTCGTCCAGGCCTTCTGAGGCTACCAACCATTACGAAGTGACCTGTAGTAGTCTGTTTACTGAATATATGGAACTTCAGAAGCTTGTGACCATTATCCAGACCTCCAAAGAG AGTCTGAGAAAAATGGATGTGGAAGATTTGGTGGAAAATCCCCttcagaaggaggaaaaacattGG GCATCCTTGTGGCCCAGTGTCATCCAGGAACTGCAGAATGGTGTGAGGCTGCGCAAGGCCACTGAGCGACCACAGCATCACATGCCTCCAAAAGAAAGTGTCCGCTCTCCCTATGAATTACTTTTGGATGATATTCAGCACAAGAGGTACACGCTTCGGAAG gTGATCATCGAGCAAAACCACAAGATCCCTGAAGCTGATGTAGCTGTTCTGAAGCCTTGTCTAAAACCT GTGCTGGAGAGGAAGCTGAAAGAGCATGTGCCGTGGGAGGCCAGCTGTCAGGAACAGCTCATGGCAGAAACAGAACAACCACAGAAGCTTCGGTCATCACCAGCAAGGGAATATGGGAGCAGGCCCAAAG AAACGCTTGTGACACCAAATATTGCCTTGAAATCTCCAAGCAATAGTTTCTTAACTCTCCAAGATGCCAGTACCAAATTTAAAAATGTCAATGCTACAACAGAGCAGCTGGGACCAGTTCAG GAAACCACTCCCAAGCTGCCTTCCAGCACCTGGCTTGCCTCAACCAGGTCATCGGTAGTATCCTGCAACAGCACAG GTCTTGCTGCAAATTGCACATGTCCTCCCATGAGTGCACCCACACTAGGAGACATTAAACCTAATGGTTTCCTGAATGCTGGTCAACAGCAGCTGCCTCCTTACAGAGGAAGGTCCAAATCTTTAGAGAGAGACCTTCAAAGCAAGGAACTT GACTGTCCCTTTTCTACCAAGTGGCCATCACCAACCATTGCTGAGCTGATTGAAACCAGATATGCAATGATGGTTCTGGAAGGGCAAGGCTTCTTCCACCAAGATAGTGATGGTGTCTTTCCAAGAGCAAAG ATCTGTTTCAGCTGCCATAAGCAGATGTTTCTTAAGTGGCCTTACAGCTGTTACCTCTGCAGCAG TGTTGTCTGCTGCGACTGCTGCATCAAG ATGTCCATGCCCTTCAGAACGTGTATACATCTCCCACTTCACTTCTTAAAACTTTTGAGACTCTCCAGAGAAGAGGACCCTGCTACTCAAGAGCAGAAGAGCTCAGAGTTGCTGCATGAAATAGAGCACTGGGAGTGTTTTGG TATACCTGTTATTTTGGAACCCCATTGCCTAGCACAGCCTCTGTGCTGTTACGCAGGGACCATGGCAGACTGGCTGACTGCAGACATCTGTATGCGATGTGAGCGGTATCTGTTGAACATGGCTTCCAGTCAGCAGCAGAGCATCCCTCTCAGGAGAATTTCCTGGCCTTGA